In the genome of Phlebotomus papatasi isolate M1 chromosome 2, Ppap_2.1, whole genome shotgun sequence, one region contains:
- the LOC129802316 gene encoding uncharacterized protein LOC129802316 isoform X2: MQIGVLALAAAVLAEPPSFRRPSTSYGVPSSSYGAPSALSFGGGFGHSSGGFGHSSGGFGHSSGGFGHSSGGLGYSSGGFGHSSGGFGHSSGGFGHSSGGFGHGGYSHGGGLSSGFGGGYRAVSHGYQSNEGQYVDPQLLHKVKQILLDQENLAEAHHGGGHGGALFTPSSSYGVPSSSYGPPSPVYGAPHYRSRVVDIDLGHVRQGVQVAQYHQESLSHDSGHGYASGHGGYSAPSSTYGAPASYVAPPSSAYGVPHH; encoded by the coding sequence ATGCAGATTGGTGTGTTGGCGTTGGCTGCTGCCGTTCTGGCTGAGCCCCCATCCTTCCGTCGTCCATCTACGTCCTACGGAGTCCCATCTTCTAGCTACGGAGCACCCTCAGCCCTGTCCTTCGGTGGTGGATTTGGACACAGTAGCGGAGGATTCGGACACAGTAGCGGAGGATTTGGACACAGTAGCGGAGGATTTGGACACAGCAGCGGAGGTTTGGGTTACAGCAGTGGAGGATTTGGCCATAGCAGCGGAGGATTTGGCCATAGCAGCGGAGGATTCGGACACAGCAGCGGAGGATTTGGACACGGTGGATACAGCCATGGAGGAGGTCTTTCATCCGGATTTGGAGGTGGCTACAGGGCTGTGAGCCATGGTTACCAGAGCAATGAGGGTCAGTATGTGGATCCTCAGCTCCTGCACAAAGTCAAGCAGATCCTCCTGGATCAGGAAAACCTCGCTGAAGCTCATCACGGTGGTGGCCATGGAGGAGCTCTCTTCACCCCATCTTCCTCCTATGGTGTCCCATCAAGCTCATACGGACCACCATCCCCAGTCTACGGTGCCCCCCACTACCGCTCTCGTGTTGTTGACATCGATCTCGGTCATGTGCGCCAGGGTGTCCAGGTAGCCCAATACCACCAAGAATCCCTGTCTCACGATTCCGGTCACGGCTATGCCTCTGGTCACGGTGGCTACTCTGCCCCCTCATCGACCTACGGAGCCCCAGCTTCCTACGTAGCCCCACCATCATCAGCTTACGGAGTGCCACATCACTAA
- the LOC129802306 gene encoding phospholipase B1, membrane-associated-like isoform X1 — MMNAVCVLIILVGSINGQLLAPNSHQNVISRTSGNLLRNITGTQIYKDTIVTSPLDASLPIRMFYRGFREVYSRLLGETGQRDSGDSFQRHVAPSKAFPCPLDGFRSPSPPESVHQLRPGDIDIIAAVGDSLTTATAANSRALWEVMVENRGVSWSIGGQGTWRTHLTLPNIIKEFNSHLFGYSLSDSYNVHRKAQFNVAENIATTSDMPYNAKKLVRRMRLDSRVNMTHHWKILTYMIGGNDFCSDVCYQTNATQWINEMQEKYLIESLRYLRDNLPRTLVNLVPSPLISLSFSMDRVQTPFSCSLTRPIECSCLFGPSYSRDRKLFRSLERKFVKIMERVSFLAELHTKDFTVVYQPFFKDASVFYRGSKQSDMNLMSIDCVHLSQKGHAVSANGLWNNMMEPVGQKSSGFTPLFQDFKCPTTQKPFIFTNANS; from the exons ATGATGAATGCTGTTTGTGTCCTTATCATTTTGGTCGGTTCAATTAATGGGCAATTGCTGGCTCCAAATAGTCATCAGAATGTTATAAGTCGTACGAGTGGGAATTTGCTGAGGAATATCACAGGAACGCAGATATACAAAGATACCATTGTGACCAGTCCATTGGACGCTTCACTGCCCATTAGAATGTTCTATCGAGGTTTCCGGGAGGTATACAGTCGCCTCCTTGGGGAAACTGGTCAGAGGGATTCCGGAGATTCTTTCCAGCGTCATGTTGCCCCGTCGAAAGCTTTCCCATGTCCTCTGGATGGTTTCCGGAGTCCCAGCCCGCCAGAGAGTGTTCATCAGCTGCGTCCAG GTGATATTGATATAATAGCAGCAGTTGGGGATTCTCTAACAACAGCCACTGCTGCCAATTCGAGAGCATTGTGGGAGGTGATGGTGGAGAATAGGGGAGTGTCGTGGTCAATTGGGGGTCAAGGGACATGGCGCACACATCTGACACTCCCTAACATCATCAAGGAGTTCAATTCCCATCTCTTTGG GTATTCTCTCAGTGATTCGTACAATGTACACCGGAAGGCTCAGTTCAATGTGGCTGAAAATATTGCCACAACGAGCGATATGccgtacaatgcaaaaaaactgGTCAGACGCATGAGGCTGGACTCCAG AGTCAACATGACGCATCACTGGAAGATCCTTACTTACATGATTGGCGGAAATGACTTCTGCTCAGATGTATGCTATCAGACAAATGCCACGCAATGGATTAATGAGATGCAGGAGAAATATCTGATAGAATCTCTGAGGTATTTGAGGGACAATCTCCCACGGACTCTTGTAAATCTGGTCCCATCCCCTTTGATCAGTCTGTCTTTCTCAATGGATCGCGTTCAAACTCCTTTTTCTTGCTCCCTGACCCGTCCAATTGAGTGCTCTTGCCTGTTTGGACCCTCTTATTCACGAGACAGGAAGCTCTTTAGATCCCTGGAGAGGAAGTTTGTCAAAATCATGGAGAGAGTGAGCTTCCTGGCAGAACTTCACACCAAGGACTTTACTGTGGTCTATCAACCATTCTTCAAGGATGCTTCTGTGTTCTACCGAGGATCCAAACAATCCGATATGAACCTAATGTCCATTGATTGTGTCCATTTGAGTCAAAAAGGTCATGCTGTAAGTGCAAATGGACTGTGGAACAATATGATGGAACCCGTAGGGCAGAAATCATCAGGATTTACCCCTCTGTTCCAGGACTTCAAATGCCCAACCACTCAGAAACCTTTTATATTTACAAACGCCAATAGTTGA
- the LOC129802316 gene encoding uncharacterized protein LOC129802316 isoform X1, whose translation MNKFCVIGVLALAAAVLAEPPSFRRPSTSYGVPSSSYGAPSALSFGGGFGHSSGGFGHSSGGFGHSSGGFGHSSGGLGYSSGGFGHSSGGFGHSSGGFGHSSGGFGHGGYSHGGGLSSGFGGGYRAVSHGYQSNEGQYVDPQLLHKVKQILLDQENLAEAHHGGGHGGALFTPSSSYGVPSSSYGPPSPVYGAPHYRSRVVDIDLGHVRQGVQVAQYHQESLSHDSGHGYASGHGGYSAPSSTYGAPASYVAPPSSAYGVPHH comes from the exons atgaataaattCTGTgtg ATTGGTGTGTTGGCGTTGGCTGCTGCCGTTCTGGCTGAGCCCCCATCCTTCCGTCGTCCATCTACGTCCTACGGAGTCCCATCTTCTAGCTACGGAGCACCCTCAGCCCTGTCCTTCGGTGGTGGATTTGGACACAGTAGCGGAGGATTCGGACACAGTAGCGGAGGATTTGGACACAGTAGCGGAGGATTTGGACACAGCAGCGGAGGTTTGGGTTACAGCAGTGGAGGATTTGGCCATAGCAGCGGAGGATTTGGCCATAGCAGCGGAGGATTCGGACACAGCAGCGGAGGATTTGGACACGGTGGATACAGCCATGGAGGAGGTCTTTCATCCGGATTTGGAGGTGGCTACAGGGCTGTGAGCCATGGTTACCAGAGCAATGAGGGTCAGTATGTGGATCCTCAGCTCCTGCACAAAGTCAAGCAGATCCTCCTGGATCAGGAAAACCTCGCTGAAGCTCATCACGGTGGTGGCCATGGAGGAGCTCTCTTCACCCCATCTTCCTCCTATGGTGTCCCATCAAGCTCATACGGACCACCATCCCCAGTCTACGGTGCCCCCCACTACCGCTCTCGTGTTGTTGACATCGATCTCGGTCATGTGCGCCAGGGTGTCCAGGTAGCCCAATACCACCAAGAATCCCTGTCTCACGATTCCGGTCACGGCTATGCCTCTGGTCACGGTGGCTACTCTGCCCCCTCATCGACCTACGGAGCCCCAGCTTCCTACGTAGCCCCACCATCATCAGCTTACGGAGTGCCACATCACTAA
- the LOC129802306 gene encoding phospholipase B1, membrane-associated-like isoform X2, whose product MMNAVCVLIILVGSINGQLLAPNSHQNVISRTSGNLLRNITGTQIYKDTIVTSPLDASLPIRMFYRGFREVYSRLLGETGQRDSGDSFQRHVAPSKAFPCPLDGFRSPSPPESVHQLRPGDIDIIAAVGDSLTTATAANSRALWEVMVENRGVSWSIGGQGTWRTHLTLPNIIKEFNSHLFGDSYNVHRKAQFNVAENIATTSDMPYNAKKLVRRMRLDSRVNMTHHWKILTYMIGGNDFCSDVCYQTNATQWINEMQEKYLIESLRYLRDNLPRTLVNLVPSPLISLSFSMDRVQTPFSCSLTRPIECSCLFGPSYSRDRKLFRSLERKFVKIMERVSFLAELHTKDFTVVYQPFFKDASVFYRGSKQSDMNLMSIDCVHLSQKGHAVSANGLWNNMMEPVGQKSSGFTPLFQDFKCPTTQKPFIFTNANS is encoded by the exons ATGATGAATGCTGTTTGTGTCCTTATCATTTTGGTCGGTTCAATTAATGGGCAATTGCTGGCTCCAAATAGTCATCAGAATGTTATAAGTCGTACGAGTGGGAATTTGCTGAGGAATATCACAGGAACGCAGATATACAAAGATACCATTGTGACCAGTCCATTGGACGCTTCACTGCCCATTAGAATGTTCTATCGAGGTTTCCGGGAGGTATACAGTCGCCTCCTTGGGGAAACTGGTCAGAGGGATTCCGGAGATTCTTTCCAGCGTCATGTTGCCCCGTCGAAAGCTTTCCCATGTCCTCTGGATGGTTTCCGGAGTCCCAGCCCGCCAGAGAGTGTTCATCAGCTGCGTCCAG GTGATATTGATATAATAGCAGCAGTTGGGGATTCTCTAACAACAGCCACTGCTGCCAATTCGAGAGCATTGTGGGAGGTGATGGTGGAGAATAGGGGAGTGTCGTGGTCAATTGGGGGTCAAGGGACATGGCGCACACATCTGACACTCCCTAACATCATCAAGGAGTTCAATTCCCATCTCTTTGG TGATTCGTACAATGTACACCGGAAGGCTCAGTTCAATGTGGCTGAAAATATTGCCACAACGAGCGATATGccgtacaatgcaaaaaaactgGTCAGACGCATGAGGCTGGACTCCAG AGTCAACATGACGCATCACTGGAAGATCCTTACTTACATGATTGGCGGAAATGACTTCTGCTCAGATGTATGCTATCAGACAAATGCCACGCAATGGATTAATGAGATGCAGGAGAAATATCTGATAGAATCTCTGAGGTATTTGAGGGACAATCTCCCACGGACTCTTGTAAATCTGGTCCCATCCCCTTTGATCAGTCTGTCTTTCTCAATGGATCGCGTTCAAACTCCTTTTTCTTGCTCCCTGACCCGTCCAATTGAGTGCTCTTGCCTGTTTGGACCCTCTTATTCACGAGACAGGAAGCTCTTTAGATCCCTGGAGAGGAAGTTTGTCAAAATCATGGAGAGAGTGAGCTTCCTGGCAGAACTTCACACCAAGGACTTTACTGTGGTCTATCAACCATTCTTCAAGGATGCTTCTGTGTTCTACCGAGGATCCAAACAATCCGATATGAACCTAATGTCCATTGATTGTGTCCATTTGAGTCAAAAAGGTCATGCTGTAAGTGCAAATGGACTGTGGAACAATATGATGGAACCCGTAGGGCAGAAATCATCAGGATTTACCCCTCTGTTCCAGGACTTCAAATGCCCAACCACTCAGAAACCTTTTATATTTACAAACGCCAATAGTTGA